The proteins below are encoded in one region of bacterium:
- a CDS encoding sigma-54 dependent transcriptional regulator, with protein MKTSDVINLLLIEDEEFDARRVRNTLRPFAERIHIRDVVADGQEALTLLQRDNGKYDVVIMDFQIPGAIIGESLIRRIKEIDATLQVIIVTKMTINVTDFEFAHRLQEAGAIWYCTKYPGDIEAYIYQPTDFVLNIINAFERRRLLQEQQRSAQRLQKTVLDLLRRKRIIGESAAMRQLRELIAKFAGNNANVMVRGPSGTGKELVAMNLHYNSRRQFENFVPINCGSLPDHLIESELFGFEKGAFTGAHATKKGLFEVADGGTVFLDEITELPLPAQAKLLRVIQEGEIDKIGRTGTIAVDVRIIAATNKDLEKEVEAKRFREDLYYRLNVVTISVPALAQRREDIPLLINHFMDLFSAEMNQMPPRLAEEALSALVKYDWPGNVRELQNVVQRLLLAHADPIAVAQVNAALGIQPQATAPAEFSHWGRWDGKQVLPWREMEKQVQARYFRFVRDHAGSDAEAARLLGIAPPNYHRMCKRLGIK; from the coding sequence ATGAAAACGAGCGACGTCATCAACCTGCTGCTCATCGAAGACGAGGAATTCGACGCACGGCGCGTGCGCAACACGCTGCGTCCCTTCGCCGAGCGCATTCACATTCGCGACGTGGTCGCCGACGGCCAGGAAGCCCTGACGCTGTTGCAGCGGGATAACGGCAAATATGACGTGGTGATCATGGATTTTCAGATCCCGGGCGCGATCATCGGCGAGAGTTTGATCCGGCGCATCAAAGAAATCGATGCCACGCTGCAGGTCATCATCGTCACCAAGATGACGATCAACGTCACCGACTTCGAGTTTGCCCACCGGCTGCAGGAGGCGGGCGCGATTTGGTATTGCACCAAATACCCCGGCGATATCGAAGCTTATATCTACCAGCCCACCGATTTCGTGCTCAACATCATCAATGCCTTCGAACGCAGGCGGCTGCTGCAGGAGCAGCAACGCTCGGCCCAACGCCTGCAAAAGACGGTGCTGGACCTGCTGCGGCGCAAGCGCATCATCGGTGAATCGGCGGCCATGCGCCAACTGCGCGAGTTGATCGCCAAGTTTGCCGGCAACAACGCCAACGTCATGGTGCGCGGTCCCTCCGGCACGGGCAAAGAGCTGGTGGCGATGAATCTGCACTACAACAGCCGCCGGCAGTTCGAGAATTTTGTGCCGATCAATTGCGGCAGCCTGCCGGATCATCTCATCGAGAGTGAGTTGTTCGGCTTCGAGAAGGGCGCGTTTACCGGCGCCCATGCCACCAAGAAGGGATTGTTCGAAGTGGCCGACGGCGGCACGGTGTTCCTCGATGAAATCACCGAACTGCCGCTGCCCGCGCAAGCCAAGCTGCTGCGCGTCATTCAAGAAGGCGAAATCGACAAGATTGGCCGCACCGGCACCATCGCCGTCGATGTGCGCATCATCGCCGCCACCAACAAGGATTTGGAAAAGGAGGTGGAAGCCAAACGTTTCCGCGAAGATCTCTACTACCGCTTGAACGTCGTCACCATCAGCGTGCCGGCGCTGGCACAGCGGCGCGAAGACATTCCGCTGCTCATCAATCATTTCATGGATCTCTTCAGCGCGGAAATGAACCAGATGCCGCCGCGCCTGGCCGAGGAGGCGCTGTCGGCGCTGGTCAAGTATGACTGGCCGGGCAATGTGCGCGAGCTGCAAAACGTGGTGCAACGGCTGTTGCTTGCCCACGCGGATCCCATTGCCGTTGCGCAAGTCAACGCGGCGTTGGGGATTCAACCACAGGCAACGGCGCCGGCGGAATTTTCCCACTGGGGCCGGTGGGATGGCAAGCAGGTCCTGCCCTGGCGGGAAATGGAGAAGCAGGTGCAGGCAAGATATTTTCGTTTTGTGCGCGACCATGCCGGCTCGGACGCCGAGGCGGCACGGCTGTTGGGAATTGCGCCGCCCAATTATCACCGCATGTGCAAGCGTTTGG
- a CDS encoding ATP-binding protein codes for MNSPQDRLVAKLRRYHFELKHVLVLFTIMVASQVLVSFVQKDSVKDFLVRAQEWYQRDSAERFANLAATSLELLLETTSPAHRQSAADRRKLIQAFDIIFSQQLLLQHVEEACVLVSQGERVFAIDNGAVLYRFFFENLTDLPPSDMPHTEATRLYGQVRSQLQSTEQVYNLLEGKQTFHVFVPFVPKGEFAGAVYIKNAPDFGFVTREIITSFNQSGMVFMGMILFGMLALFFVSSYSVQERDEAQQLLFKEREEQLKERIHYQKEAQFAKRIYHTHHKAEKVMGFIKEDVRMLAAANIEEVKYRVTKYANYMSRVIYDMKWYEPPVLAIRGPIFQTNLNEVLRFIVEHICLRVTRQSEEFKFDMDLDDALPPVQVNEFVVWEIFEPLLQNALDHSGAGGVTITVRTHCDPVAGVSRVVIANDGKAILPELLETNEHGIKRLFLENISTKGDGPHSGYGCYLAYEISKQRCGWDLDVENLPGGGCQFTILIPPA; via the coding sequence ATGAATTCTCCGCAAGATCGCCTCGTCGCCAAGCTGCGCCGCTACCATTTTGAATTGAAACACGTGCTGGTGCTGTTCACGATCATGGTGGCGTCGCAAGTGCTGGTTTCCTTCGTGCAGAAGGATTCAGTGAAGGATTTCCTGGTGCGCGCCCAGGAATGGTATCAACGCGATTCCGCCGAACGCTTCGCGAATTTGGCCGCGACTTCGCTGGAACTGCTACTGGAGACGACGTCGCCGGCGCACCGCCAGAGCGCCGCCGACCGCCGCAAACTGATTCAGGCGTTCGACATCATTTTCAGCCAGCAGTTGCTGTTGCAGCACGTTGAAGAAGCCTGCGTGCTGGTGTCGCAGGGCGAGCGCGTGTTCGCCATCGACAACGGGGCGGTACTCTACCGTTTCTTCTTCGAGAATCTGACCGACCTGCCGCCCTCCGACATGCCGCACACCGAGGCCACTCGCCTCTACGGCCAGGTACGCAGCCAGCTCCAGTCCACCGAGCAGGTCTACAATCTGCTCGAAGGCAAGCAGACCTTTCACGTGTTCGTGCCCTTCGTCCCCAAGGGTGAGTTTGCCGGCGCGGTTTACATCAAAAATGCGCCGGACTTCGGATTCGTCACCCGCGAGATCATCACCAGCTTCAATCAGTCCGGCATGGTGTTCATGGGCATGATCCTGTTCGGTATGCTGGCGCTGTTTTTCGTTTCCTCCTATTCCGTGCAGGAACGCGACGAGGCCCAGCAACTGCTGTTCAAGGAAAGGGAGGAGCAGCTCAAGGAGCGGATTCATTATCAAAAGGAAGCGCAGTTCGCCAAGCGCATCTACCACACCCATCACAAAGCCGAAAAGGTGATGGGCTTCATCAAGGAAGACGTGCGCATGCTTGCGGCCGCCAACATCGAGGAAGTCAAGTATCGCGTCACCAAATACGCCAACTACATGTCGCGCGTGATCTATGATATGAAGTGGTATGAGCCGCCGGTGCTGGCGATCCGCGGCCCGATTTTCCAAACCAACTTGAATGAGGTGCTGCGCTTCATCGTTGAGCACATTTGCCTGCGCGTGACCCGGCAGTCGGAGGAGTTCAAGTTCGACATGGATCTGGATGACGCGCTGCCGCCGGTGCAGGTGAATGAGTTCGTCGTGTGGGAGATTTTCGAGCCGCTGTTGCAGAATGCGCTGGATCACAGCGGCGCAGGCGGCGTCACCATCACGGTGCGCACCCACTGCGATCCGGTCGCGGGCGTGTCGCGCGTCGTCATCGCCAATGACGGCAAGGCCATTTTGCCCGAGCTGTTGGAAACCAACGAGCACGGCATCAAGCGTCTGTTCTTGGAGAATATCTCCACCAAAGGCGACGGCCCGCATTCGGGCTATGGCTGTTATCTGGCTTACGAAATCTCGAAACAGCGGTGCGGCTGGGATTTGGACGTCGAGAATCTGCCCGGCGGCGGCTGCCAGTTCACCATCTTGATCCCGCCGGCCTGA